AAGCTCGCCGGAGGCGGCACGCCGGGCAGGATCGCCTCCTCCGTCCTGGAGCGGCTGCCGTCCGCGGCCTCGCTGGACAAGTTCTCGTACCGCATCAACGCGGCCGTCTTCCCCCTGTGGACCTTCACGATCATCGCGGGCGCCATCTGGGCCGGCGACGCCTGGGGCCGCTACTGGGGCTGGGACCCCAAGGAGGTCTGGTCCTTCGTGACGTGGGTGGCGTACGCCGCCTACCTGCACGCCCGCGCCACCGCCGGCTGGAAGGGCCGCAAGGCCGCCTACCTGGCGCTCTTCGCCTTCGCCTGCTGGATCTGGAACTACTACGGCGTGAACATCCTGCTCAGCGGCAAGCACTCGTACGCGGGCGTCTGACCGGCGGGAGTGGGACGCTGGTGGCATGTCCCTCGTGAGCCATGCCACCAGCGAACGGCGCGGCGAGAACCACTGGCTGCTCCGCTTCGAGCTCCACCTGCCCTACTCCTACGAGGCCCTCTGGCACGCCGTGACCACACCCGACGGGCTGCGCGGCTGGCTGGCCGCGGCCGACGTCCTGGAGCGGCACCTCGGCGGGGCCGTCACCCTGCGCTGGCCGAACACCGGGACCGTGGCGAGCGGGCACGTCTCGGCCTGGGACGTGGAGCGCGTCGCCGAGTACACGGTGAGCGGGCACGGCCGGATCCGCTTCCACCTGGAGGCCGTGGGCACCGACTCCACGGTCATCCGCTTCCTGAACGAACGCGGCGGGTCCGACGAGGACCGCCTGGACTGCCTGGCCGGCTGGCACGAGCACTTCGAGCTGCTGGAGGCCGCGCTGGCGGGGCAGCCGGCGGACTGGTCCGCCTGGACGGGCCGCCGCTGGGCCGACCTGCGCGCTTCGTACGCCTCCTTCAGCGAGGTCCGCAGGGCGTCCTGAGACCCCGCCCCGGCGCGGATCGCGGTCGCCCTCCCGGGGTGCCGCGCGCTCACCACACCGGGCGCAGGGGCGGCAGCCCGTCCACCCCGTGAAGCGCCCGCACGACATGGCCCAGCTCCCGGCGCAGGGCGGCGAGGTCGGCGGTGCCCGCGAGCTCGTCCTCCAACCGGTGCAGGACCCGCCCGGCGACGGAGAGGTGTTCCCGGGCCGCTCCCGTGAGGACCACCAGCTTGCGGCGTCCCCCCTCCGGGTGAGGCTCGCGCCGGACGTATCCGCGCGCCTCCAGGTCGTCGACGATCTGCCCGGCGGCCTGCTTGGTCACCCCGAGCCGTTCGGCGAGCTCGGTGGCGGTGGCGCCGCCGCCCTTCAGGGCCTGGAAGGCCATGCCGTGCACGGGCCGCAGGTCGCCCTGCCCCACCTCGGCCAGCCGCCGGGTGAACTCGCCCAGCACCAGCTGGAAGCCCAGGCCGAGCAGGAACGTCAGCTCGACGTCGGCGTAGTCGTCTCTCGTCACGCGAAACATGGTGACACGGCGGGGTCAAGCTGCTTTACTCGGTGCGAGTAAAGCAACTTGACTCACTGGTCGGAAGAACCGGAAGAACCGGAAGAAACGAGGCCCGCCTTGCACGTGATCGCCACCACCGCCGACGACGTCACCACCACCCCGAACGCCACCATGACCGCGCTCGCCACCCCCAGCCGCGGCAGCTCCGAGCTCAGCACCTGGCACGTCGACATGCCCGCCGGAGCCACCGGCCCCGAGCACTCCGTCAGCCGCGAGCAGGTCTGGACCCTGACCGCCGGCTCCCTGGAGGTCACCTGCGGCGACCGCACCGAGAAGGTCACCGCAGGCCGGACCCTGGTCCTGCCCGCGGACGCACCGCGCAGGATCCACGCCCCCGAGGCCTTCCAGGCCTACGTCGCGATGCGCGCGGACGGCGTGGTGACGGTGACGGGCGAGGACGGCACCCGCGTCCTGCCCTGGGCGCGGTGAGGACCGCCGCCCGTCGACCGGTCCGGCCGGCCCGAACAGGGGTCAGTCGGAGTCCTTGTCCTTGTCCCGGTCCTTGTCCCGGCCCTTGTCCCGGTCCTCCCGGTCCTTGTTCTCCTGCTCCTCGCGCAGGGACTTCAGGAACTCCGGGTTGTCGTCGGGGGCCACCCACTGGCCGCGCCCCCGCGGGCCGCGCCCGCCGCCGGAGGCCACCCGCTTCTTGCCCGCGAACAGCCACACCACCGGCCCCACGACGGAGAAGAGCAGGATGATGAGCACCCACATCGCCTTGGGCAGGTGCTTGACCTCCTCCTCCGGCGTGTTCAGGCAGTCGATGAAGGCGTAGATGGTCAGCGCGATGATCAGCAGGAACGGCAGATAGCGCAGCACGGTGTGGGACCGACTCCCGGGCAGTGACGGCGGGCCCGCAGGGGGCCCCGGTGACGCTCCCAGCGTAGTTGGTGACGGATACTGACCCCTATGGCTTACGACGATCTCCGCTCGCTGCTCCGGGCTCTGGAGCGAGAGGGCGACCTCAAGCGCATCAAGGCCGAAGTCGACCCGTACCTGGAGGTCGGGGAGATCGTCGACAGAGTGAACAAGGCGGGCGGTCCCGCGCTCCTCTTCGAGAACGTCAAGGGCTCGGCGATGCCGCTGGCCATGAACGTCTTCGGTACCGACCGCCGCCTCCTGAAGGCCCTCGGCCTGAAGTCCTACGCCGAGATCAGCGAGAAGATCGGCGGCCTGCTCAAGCCGGAGCTGCCGCAGGGCTTCATCGGGGTCCGCGAGGCCTTCGGCAAGCTCGGCTCGATGGTCCACGTCCCGCCGAAGAAGGTGAAGGGCGGCTCCGCGCCCGTCCAGGAGGTCGTCCTCACCGGCGACGACGTCGACCTGGACCTGCTGCCGGCCCTCTTCACCTGGCCCAAGGACGGCGGCTCCTTCTTCAACCTCGGCCTGACCCACACCAAGCACCCCGAGACGGGCGTGCGCAACCTCGGCCTCTACCGGCTGCAGCGTCACGACAAGCGCACCATCGGCATGCACTGGCAGATCCACAAAGACAGCCGCAACCACTACGCCGTCGCCGCCGCCAAGGGCGAGCGGCTGCCGGTCGCGATCGCCTTCGGCTGCCCGCCCGCCGTCACGTACGCGTCCACCGCGCCGCTGCCGGGCGACATCGACGAATACCTCTTCGCCGGCTTCGTCGCGGGCAAGCGGATCGAGATGGTCGACTGCAAGACCGTCCCGCTCCAGGTCCCGGCCAACGCGGAGGTCGTCGTCGAGGGCTGGCTGGAGCCCGGCGAGATGCTGCCGGAGGGCCCCTTCGGCGACCACACCGGCTTCTACACCCCGCAGGAGCCCTTCCCGGCCCTGAAGATCGACTGCATCACGATGCGCAAGCGGCCGCTGCTCCAGTCGATCGTGGTGGGCCGCCCGCCGACCGAGGACGGCCCCCTGGGCCGGGCCACGGAGCGCTTCTTCCTGCCCCTGCTGAAGATCATCGTCCCGGACATCGTGGACTACCACCTGCCCGAGTCCGGCGGCTTCCACAACTGCGCGATCGTCTCGATCGACAAGAAGTACCCCAAGCACGCGCAGAAGGTCATGCACGCCATCTGGGGCGCCCACATGATGTCGCTGACCAAGCTGATCATCGTGGTGGACAAGGACTGCGACGTCCACGACCTGCACGAGGTGTCCTGGCGGGCGCTGGGCAACACGGACTACTCCCGCGACCTCACCGTCGTCGAGGGGCCGGTGGACCACCTCGACCACGCCTCCTACCAGCAGTTCTGGGGCGGCAAGGCGGGCATCGACGCGACGAAGAAGCTGCCCGAGGAGGGCTACACCCGCGACGGCGGCTGGCCCGACATGGTCGAGTCCGACCCGGCCACCGCCGCCCTCGTGGACCGCCGCTGGAAGGAGTACGGCCTGTGAGCCCGATCGCCGTCGAGGGCCCGGAACTCAACCTCGGCACCGCGCAGGCGTACGTGGTCCTGGCGCGGCCGAAGATCGACCCGACCCAGCCCGGCGTGATCGCGGCGGCCCGGGAGGCCGGCGTGAGCCCGGAGGAGTTCGCCGGCCCCGGCGACGTCTGGGCGCTGATGTACGACGCGGACGGCGACGGGGACGGCTTCGAGCTGCCCGGCGCCCGGGACACGGAGGCGGACGCCTTCGCGGAGCAGGTGCAGCAGGCCCTGGCCGCGGCCGAGCCCTTCACCGTGGAGGCCGGCAACTTCCTGCGCCTGGACGCCCGGCCCGCCGGCGCGGACTGGACGGTCACCGCGCACATCACCCCGCCCGAGGGCGACGAGGACGGCCCCGCGGCCCGGACGCTGGAGCTCGGCGCGCTGCCGGCGGCGGAACTGCTGGCCGAACTCGAACGGTTCCGGGGGGAACTCGCATGATGACCACCGCCGACGGAGTGGTCGGACAGGGGCCCGCGCCGGAGGCCGCCGGCAAGGTCAGGGCCTTCCTGCGGCTGGTGATGATCGAGCACTCGGTCTTCGCGCTGCCCTTCGCCTACATCGCGGCGCTGACCGCCATGTTCCAGCTCGACCGGACCGTGCACTGGGGCAGGCTGCTGCTCGTCACCGTGTGCATGGTGGGGCTGCGTACCTTCGCCATGGCCGCGAACCGGATCATCGACCGCGAGATCGACGCCCGCAACCCGCGGACGGCCGGCCGCGAGCTGGTCACCGGCGCGGTCTCGGTCCGTTCGGCCTGGACCGGCGCGGGGATCGCGCTGGTGGTCTTCCTGGGCTCGGCGGCCCTGCTCAATCCCCTGTGCCTGGCGCTCGCGCCGGTCGCCGTGATCCCGATGGTGGTCTACCCGTACGGCAAGCGGTTCACGGACTTCCCGCACGCCATCCTGGGCCTGGCCCAGGCGATGGGCCCGGTCGGGGCCTGGCTGGCGATCACCGGCGAGTGGTCCTGGGACGCGGTGATCCTGGGCCTCGCGGTCGGCGTGTGGATCGGCGGCTTCGACCTGATCTTCGCCTGCCAGGACGTGGCCGCCGACCGCGCGGAGGGCGTCAGGTCCGTCCCGGCCCGCTTCGGCGTCCCGGCCGCCCTCTGGGGGGCGCGCGGCTCGCACGTCGTGACCACGGCCCTGCTGGCCTGGTACGCGCTCGCCACGG
This DNA window, taken from Streptomyces sp. TN58, encodes the following:
- the mqnP gene encoding menaquinone biosynthesis prenyltransferase MqnP, with protein sequence MTTADGVVGQGPAPEAAGKVRAFLRLVMIEHSVFALPFAYIAALTAMFQLDRTVHWGRLLLVTVCMVGLRTFAMAANRIIDREIDARNPRTAGRELVTGAVSVRSAWTGAGIALVVFLGSAALLNPLCLALAPVAVIPMVVYPYGKRFTDFPHAILGLAQAMGPVGAWLAITGEWSWDAVILGLAVGVWIGGFDLIFACQDVAADRAEGVRSVPARFGVPAALWGARGSHVVTTALLAWYALATDAGPLFWAGLAVVVAAFVYEHTIVTPHDLSRLNRAFFTVNGFIGIALFVCALADLVVRGLTV
- a CDS encoding cupin domain-containing protein, translated to MIATTADDVTTTPNATMTALATPSRGSSELSTWHVDMPAGATGPEHSVSREQVWTLTAGSLEVTCGDRTEKVTAGRTLVLPADAPRRIHAPEAFQAYVAMRADGVVTVTGEDGTRVLPWAR
- a CDS encoding MarR family winged helix-turn-helix transcriptional regulator; translation: MTRDDYADVELTFLLGLGFQLVLGEFTRRLAEVGQGDLRPVHGMAFQALKGGGATATELAERLGVTKQAAGQIVDDLEARGYVRREPHPEGGRRKLVVLTGAAREHLSVAGRVLHRLEDELAGTADLAALRRELGHVVRALHGVDGLPPLRPVW
- a CDS encoding SRPBCC domain-containing protein, which codes for MSLVSHATSERRGENHWLLRFELHLPYSYEALWHAVTTPDGLRGWLAAADVLERHLGGAVTLRWPNTGTVASGHVSAWDVERVAEYTVSGHGRIRFHLEAVGTDSTVIRFLNERGGSDEDRLDCLAGWHEHFELLEAALAGQPADWSAWTGRRWADLRASYASFSEVRRAS
- a CDS encoding PLD nuclease N-terminal domain-containing protein: MLRYLPFLLIIALTIYAFIDCLNTPEEEVKHLPKAMWVLIILLFSVVGPVVWLFAGKKRVASGGGRGPRGRGQWVAPDDNPEFLKSLREEQENKDREDRDKGRDKDRDKDKDSD
- a CDS encoding menaquinone biosynthesis decarboxylase, which encodes MAYDDLRSLLRALEREGDLKRIKAEVDPYLEVGEIVDRVNKAGGPALLFENVKGSAMPLAMNVFGTDRRLLKALGLKSYAEISEKIGGLLKPELPQGFIGVREAFGKLGSMVHVPPKKVKGGSAPVQEVVLTGDDVDLDLLPALFTWPKDGGSFFNLGLTHTKHPETGVRNLGLYRLQRHDKRTIGMHWQIHKDSRNHYAVAAAKGERLPVAIAFGCPPAVTYASTAPLPGDIDEYLFAGFVAGKRIEMVDCKTVPLQVPANAEVVVEGWLEPGEMLPEGPFGDHTGFYTPQEPFPALKIDCITMRKRPLLQSIVVGRPPTEDGPLGRATERFFLPLLKIIVPDIVDYHLPESGGFHNCAIVSIDKKYPKHAQKVMHAIWGAHMMSLTKLIIVVDKDCDVHDLHEVSWRALGNTDYSRDLTVVEGPVDHLDHASYQQFWGGKAGIDATKKLPEEGYTRDGGWPDMVESDPATAALVDRRWKEYGL